Genomic window (Daucus carota subsp. sativus chromosome 5, DH1 v3.0, whole genome shotgun sequence):
TATAATAATCTGTGCAGAAATCTATGATGCAGTAACTTCTTGTGATGCAGCACATTTTCAGGCACCATAATATGAGAATGTGTTCTTTTACCTAGTACTGCTAGTTGCCATCTTTTGACCATCCTTTCTTATGCGAATTCTAGGGATTAGCTGAAATGGTCGGTTTATAAAATACTAATCTCCGTTTATTTTGTAATGCATtgtcactacaacaaaaacgggtGATTAAATTGAGTgtctatatttcaaaattatgtcattattatataaattattataaaaaagaatatatgtGACAACAATGATACGGAATAGGAGTAGACACTACCAGAAATGCGGACATTTCCGACCGTCAAAACCGGTCGGACCGTcaaaatcggtcggaaatgaaAAGTTTCGATCGGTTTTGAGGTCATTTTTAACCGCCGACCGACCGACTACGTCGGTCCCTTAAAACTGAGTCGGGATTGACGAATCGGTCCGAAATGAGTATCATTACCGACTGATGACTTTGGTCAAAAATGTATTGCCATTTCCTCAGAAATCTGGCCCCACCGTTGACCGGTCATACACGTGGATAGTATCAAAACCGACTAACAATGATCGGAAATTATAAACAACTATAGGTTGgttgaaattataaataatattaatatcttattGGAGTTAAAAAATTCCTAATATAATTtctgtaatttttatttgtaatattatacTGATTTTAGTAGAGGATTTGAGAGGCTCAAATCCGAGATCActtgttatatatattactaatacataactaattaaattcagaaataatcattaaataaattaaaaaagccAAATATATATCGATCCGTGATGTGTCTAATTCCAAAGTGTTTCCTAAATTTAGTTTCAGAAAGCTAATCACAAAACATCGCTTGCATGTTGACTTAGAACTGAAATGAAAACCTAATTTAGCTTCATACTGGCTATATAATCTCTCTATATCTGCACATTACACTCGGTTTGATGTGCATTCTGCGATCAGTACATATTAATACCACAAATATCTTTCTATACGAATTTTCTAGATTTcagtaattttatattttaagcaaatattataatttagcatCCATAAAAAGaatcattatttatttataatatcacTATATAATCAGATTTTGCCAGTGATACCATCATATATAGTTTTGATTTCTATATGTGATAATCTTATATATTtggtgatataaatataatatcttatattaagtaaaatgtaatagatttgattttaaaaggtaaaacaaattatatatttagagaattttgtaaaaaaatacatgaaatagACTTTAAATCATGTAAATAGAGAAGTCAAAATGAGTGAGATAAAAACTATCAAAATCTGGTtatgaaatttgaatatatttcacTCATTTAATTCTTTTGCATGATAAAAGGTGTATTTCATGTTTCTTTTCCGAAAaagttttcaaatatataattcgtCAAGGCATATCATAAATTAATCACTAATATCCATATAATACTAGCTGGTATTTTAGACAGTTGCAGCATATTTAATTTCCCGCAGGCCATGACAACATTGACAGccttaattaattagttaaaatGTTATCAAAATGAGGGATAAAATACACAAAATGAACACAAACGTTAGCTTGAGCATGCAGCTAGTTCAGTTCACCAGTTCTTCTGATCATTACAATCATATATATGTCAAAGGCAAGCCCTTCATGTCTAATTATTGACCAATGTGGGAGCCAAGATCAAGAGTGATTCAAGATACAAACTTCATTAGAGGTACATTACaaatcaaaaccaaaaccagaacgacaatagaaaaaaaataaagatcatatatatattaacctaCCATGCATTTCTAGCTAGGGTTTCTCTTGACCATGAAAGCAATCTCATCATTGGAACTTGACAAGCCTTGTACTTGATATCTTGTAGATTAGCTTCAACACCTGTCAACGAGCCTATAATTAATCAACTACTCGACTACAACATTGATATATAATTAACGAGAGATATCTTTAATTAATCATGTTTATCTCTTACAAGGGATTGCTTGTAGAGGAAGAACTAAACCCTGAAAGATCTGTCCACGCAGTGGCACCTGCAGTACTAGTCCACTGATGTTCATTTCCTTGCACTGACCCCGTGAACTGCCTTGCTAAATTCGGCTCCCCGTGATCTTGATTGTTCGCGGTACTAATGTAGTTGTGACTAGCTTCCATCTTCACCGAAGCCAGCTGAGACATCATAGAAGCGGAGCTTGACAATTTGGCACCGTCATAGCCTGCAGATCCCAAACCCTCAACACCTTGATAATTACTCTGATAGAGCATTCCTTGGGACACTGATGGATCAAATCCGCCCAAGAAATTAGGAAACTGTGGCGCATGATGCATGCGCCACAGCTCCAAACCTCCTCCAGAACTAGACAAGAGTGAGGAAACACCGCCATCTCCACTTCCACTATATAAGTTGCTGCTTTGAAAATTCATTTCACCCGAAACATTCGGAGCACCAGATATTCCAGTGTAATTCAAGCCAGATTCATGAGTACCCGGATTGAGGTGAGTTAAAGGAGGCATATAACCTAGCTGTGGAATTTGTGACGTTAGGCCTCCTAATATACCACCACTTGGAGTTGAATTAGAAGGTAGTGCAGAGTTTGTAGAACCCGAGTTTGCCGGTTCGCTACTAGCCGGTTCAGATTTGGAGCTGCTAGTACTTCCTTTGCTGCTTCTTTTGTTCCTTCTGCAGCCACCGCCGACCGGAACACTTCTCAAGGCGCCTCCTCTCGTCCAATACCTTCTGCAGGCTTTGCAGAAGTGGCGTGGCTGCGAAAGGCTGTAGTTGTTGAAGTAGCAAAACTTCGTGTGAGTGGAGTCACATCTAGGGCATTTCAGGGCCGTTTCAGGCATAGGTATATTCGCCATCCTGGCTCTGTCAGCCATGGAGCCAGGCCTGATGGTGCCTGCACCACCCACACCATGAGGCTGTGGAGGCGCCGGTTGCGGTACCGGTGGTGGCTGCTGCTGTAGTTGAAGAAACTCAGTGTTTCCACTTCGGTAGCTTTGATTCtgcaaccaaaaccaaagacaCTACTTCAATTCTAAGGTAAGTagaatatttttctttatatatatgtgatgaGTCCATCTAAGAAGGCCCAAAGCCGAGACCTCCCACAAAccagagctctgataccatgtagagAATCAGttcatctaaaatcttaaggtgttagagaaaAGTCCTTGtggatcttatacttatattttaacaaCCTTAAAAGCAAAGAAGCATAAGGAATGAATATTGAAGCAAATTGAAGAAGAAGCTAAGCCTTACCTGCTGCCAGTTGGGTGGATCAAGATAAGCTGGAATGGATGAAAAAACCATGGCTCTTAGTTGATCCTTGTTTCTCTTTTGTAAAGGGTGGGGAGGTGAATTTAGTGGAGAATCACATCAACAAGGGGTGCCAAATTAAAGAAAGCACACACAAAGAGAGAAGAAAGATAAAGCCAAGGAGAATGAGAATAAAGAGCTAAAATTAAAGAAGAGGCTTTATgtcatatatatagtatatgctAGGACTACTATTTGCTATTTCAGTTTTTTCTTGTTTCTTCGCGCGCTCTCTCTGTCTCGTTTTGTTGTTATATTGCTTTTTAGGGTTTCGAGACAGATTCATGTTTCTTCGTGCTTAAGCTTCTAATTCACGCTAGCTACCAAAGCCAAGTAAAATATTCGATTAGTTTATTATTCATGGCTGGATCTGGCTCCTTTTgaatgaacaaaaaaagtttggagAGATTGTGACCTAGCTAGTGCTCCCAGCAATTTGTATTATTAAATACTACTGTGTATTTTCTGGATTAATAATTAAGCAAACACGTTGAAACGGTTAAAAATATTTGGAACTTCACTTTATAGTTTATAATGTATATAGAAATCAAAGAACGTTAAAGAAAAAGGCAACTGTGCTTTAGTTCTCAGTCTTGAGCGTCCCGACCAAATGAATCTTATCTCGCCATCCCCGGTCTCACCCTCCTCTCCGTACGCTATATATACAAAGGGATGGAAAGACTGGTCTTGTGATTCTCATTAattgctttaaaaaaaaaagatcttcaatttttaatatagGATGAAAAATTCGGTCCAGATATATATGAGTCTGGATCCTCTATCTCCTCTTTTTGTCTCCCTCTGTGTCCCCTCTTTCTTATTAGTcagtttttttacttttcacGTGATCTCTCcccttcaaaattttattatttttaattaagatatattttaaatattattgcaGGAAACAAATAAACTACTTACTCGTGGGTATATCTCAAACTCTGTATATCAATAGGGTTTTACTTTGCATAACAAACTCGATTCAATTAGTTCAAGAGGGTTTTAGTTTGCATAACAAACTCGATTCAATTAGTTAAATCGAAACTATCAAGAACCCTAATACTACATATGAATACTGTTTCTCAAACATCACGccacttgaattttgatgatTATTCTTTGGAAGACATTGGAATACCTATTA
Coding sequences:
- the LOC108220777 gene encoding dof zinc finger protein DOF5.1 isoform X1, translating into MVFSSIPAYLDPPNWQQNQSYRSGNTEFLQLQQQPPPVPQPAPPQPHGVGGAGTIRPGSMADRARMANIPMPETALKCPRCDSTHTKFCYFNNYSLSQPRHFCKACRRYWTRGGALRSVPVGGGCRRNKRSSKGSTSSSKSEPASSEPANSGSTNSALPSNSTPSGGILGGLTSQIPQLGYMPPLTHLNPGTHESGLNYTGISGAPNVSGEMNFQSSNLYSGSGDGGVSSLLSSSGGGLELWRMHHAPQFPNFLGGFDPSVSQGMLYQSNYQGVEGLGSAGYDGAKLSSSASMMSQLASVKMEASHNYISTANNQDHGEPNLARQFTGSVQGNEHQWTSTAGATAWTDLSGFSSSSTSNPLLVDRC
- the LOC108220777 gene encoding dof zinc finger protein DOF5.1 isoform X2: MVFSSIPAYLDPPNWQQNQSYRSGNTEFLQLQQQPPPVPQPAPPQPHGVGGAGTIRPGSMADRARMANIPMPETALKCPRCDSTHTKFCYFNNYSLSQPRHFCKACRRYWTRGGALRSVPVGGGCRRNKRSSKGSTSSSKSEPASSEPANSGSTNSALPSNSTPSGGILGGLTSQIPQLGYMPPLTHLNPGTHESGLNYTGISGAPNVSGEMNFQSSNLYSGSGDGGVSSLLSSSGGGLELWRMHHAPQFPNFLGGFDPSVSQGMLYQSNYQGVEGLGSAGYDGAKLSSSASMMSQLASVKMEASHNYISTANNQDHGEPNLARQFTGSVQGNEHQWTSTAGATAWTDLSGFSSSSTSNPLC